The region CACGCGTTCCCACTGCTCGGTTCTCGGATTCTTCAGGCCGGGATCGAGGATGGTGAACGTGCGCGCCAGCGCCAGCGACAGCCCGCCGACGATCTCGGGCAGCCGCTCCCTCACCTCCTCGCCGATGGACAGGTCGAGCGGAGGCAACGCCGCGAGCTGCTCCAGGATGGGCTTCAGCTCGATGTCCTCGTCGAGGTCGCGGAACCGGTGGATGCTCTCCTGGAGGCCCTTGGTGATGGGCAGGTCCCAGGTCTCGACGATGTCCCGGACGTTCGCCTTCGCGTGGGCCTGGCCGATCACCAGCAGGTCGTACAGCTTCTGGTTCACGAAGTCGCTGTAGCGCCGGAGATCCTCCTTGTCGACGTCGAGGCTCGCCGCCGTCCTGAAGAACCGCTCGAACCTCGGCACCGCCATCACTTCTGCCATCGCCAGTCCCCTTCCTCCCCGCGTGGGCGGCTCAGCCCCTCAGCTGAAGGTGTTCGTGCACGAGGCGCACGGCCATCGCGCCCTCGCCGACGGCCGACGCGACCCGTTTGATCGATCCGTTCCGCACGTCACCGACCGCGAACACATCCGCTCTGCTGGTCTCCAGCGGGAACGGCCGACCGGTGGAGTCCGGCACGCCCTTCCTGCCGGAACGAGCGGCGTCCAGCCCGGTCAGGACGAATCCCCGGGAGTCGAGCGCGACCTCGTCGGCCAGCCACCGGGTGTACGGCTCCGCACCGATGAAGACGAACATCGCGCGGGCCTCGACGGTGAACCGCTCCCCGGTGACGTTGTGCTCGACGACGACCGCTTCGAGCGTCTCCCGCCCGACCAGCCGCCGGTGCGGCCACCGGACGACGCTCGACTCCACGACCTTCGGCGGCATCGGTCAGCCCTCCGGGTTCTCGTACGTGACCACGATCTCGCCGCCGGACAGTTCCACCCGGATGGTCGCGTCGTCGCGGACGTCGCCGGCGACCAGCGCCCGCGCGACCCGGGTCTCCACCTCGCGGGCGATGTACCGCCGCAGCGGGCGGGCTCCGTAGATCGGGTCGAACCCGCGCTCGGCGATGTACCGGACCGCCTCCGGGCTGATCTCGAGCGTCATCCTGCGCTCGGCGAGCCGCGCCCTGATGTCGTCGAACATCAGCGTGACGATCTGCTCGATCTCGGCCTCGGTGAGCGGCTTGAACAGCACGATGTCGTCGATGCGGTTGAGGAACTCGGGGCGGAAGC is a window of Microbispora sp. NBC_01189 DNA encoding:
- a CDS encoding DUF1931 family protein; protein product: MAEVMAVPRFERFFRTAASLDVDKEDLRRYSDFVNQKLYDLLVIGQAHAKANVRDIVETWDLPITKGLQESIHRFRDLDEDIELKPILEQLAALPPLDLSIGEEVRERLPEIVGGLSLALARTFTILDPGLKNPRTEQWERVIRVFELLL